The Methanobacterium bryantii genome includes the window AATTACATCTTTTTCTGTCCTTTTAACTATTGATTTGTAGCCTTTCATATGGTGCCGGTGGTATCTTCCGTGACGTCCTCGGTGATGGTTACAACCACAGTTTCTATCCTCACACATATAGAATCACATTCATTTTTAAGTTGCTCATGTCTGGAGTATTGTGCAAATATTATTGAATTACTAGGTAATTTTTGGTTAAATAAATGGATTTTTTTTTAAACAAGTTCAATTTAAATTAATCAGTATGGAAAAATTTTTTTATTTTTCCGATTGAAAAAAAAACTTTCAAATCCAAAGGTTCTCAAAATCTAGGATTTTGAGACCTGGAAAATAAAGCTTACAAACATGAAACTTACAAAAAACCACAGGTTTTTTGTTGCATCAAAATCGTAGATTTTGACAGTGTTTGTGCATTCGAAAATCAATGATTTTCGAAAGTTTTCCAAGGATTTGAATGCACAAAAATCTTAAAAAATCATAGATTTTTTATGTTTGAAAATCGCAGCTTTTCAACTGTAAAAAATTAAAAATTTTTTACATGCCTGCAAAAACCCGAGGTTTTTGCGGTCGAGGAAACAAGTTTCCTCCGATATAGAAAAATGAAATGCATTTTTCTCTAACTTTGATTTTTGTTAGCCTGCAGAACTTCAAAAAATCATAGGTTTTTTGAGCCTACAAAAACCAAAGGTTTTTGTGGCCGAGGAAATTTAATTTCCTCAGGCAAAGAAAATGTTGCACATTTTCTTAAGCTTCGTTCTGCGGCTGCAAAAACATAGTTTTTGCAAGCTTTGTTTTTTCAATATAACCTAAATGAAGTATAAACCATGCACATAATAATGGACAGGAGCGTTTTAGTTAAGGTGTATTATGCTGTTTAAAAAATAAATTTTTTTTGTAAAAATTTGTTAGATAGATTAACGGTTTTTGTTTTGGATTCTAACCTAATGGGCGGTTATTTTAACATATTTGCCAGATTAGTGCCCATTCCCTTATTTCGCCCCAATCTCGGTAATCGATACGTTTATTAGTATCTATCCCTTGTTTATCCAGTCTTTTTTTGATAATGAACCTGGTGGCTAATTTATACATTAAACCGTGGCTGGCATTTGGGTCATATATGCTTCCAAAAAGTCCTGTAGCTACAGGTTCACCCGATAAATATTTTAGAGCCACTTCATCCAGGTATTTTTCCTGTCCTTCTGTTATGGTTTCTTCCATGTTGGCGGCACTGCATGTGACAAAAAGTGCCACCTTTTTATCTGAAAGGGTAGATTTATTATCTTCCATGAATTTAAGCGGTCCTTTGGTCCATTTGCCTATTTTGATCCCACTTCCTATAATTACCATGTCATAAGGTGGAATATCGTAGTTTTTAATGCCCCCTAGAATCTACTAAATCAACTTCAATACCTTCCCTTTCTATAACTTTTCTTATTTCTTCTGCAATTTCGGCAGCTGTGCCGTATCTTGTCCCATAAACGATTAACACTTTCATTTTAATTACCTTGTAATATTATTCTTTATTTTTACAGGTCAGTAGCTGCTTCTCTATTTTTATTAGATTC containing:
- a CDS encoding flavodoxin domain-containing protein, with amino-acid sequence MVIIGSGIKIGKWTKGPLKFMEDNKSTLSDKKVALFVTCSAANMEETITEGQEKYLDEVALKYLSGEPVATGLFGSIYDPNASHGLMYKLATRFIIKKRLDKQGIDTNKRIDYRDWGEIREWALIWQIC
- a CDS encoding flavodoxin domain-containing protein, with protein sequence MKVLIVYGTRYGTAAEIAEEIRKVIEREGIEVDLVDSRGH